Proteins from a single region of Hydrogenobacter hydrogenophilus:
- a CDS encoding DUF302 domain-containing protein — translation MKKLLFILFLFPLLSLGADITSLMFYTYKVRDANFNEVVEELKQELNGKDLKLLRTLTISEAIKARGVKDFPNYTVLLACDKKEKEDLLLRSPFMSNLIPCSVAIYENKDGSVSITIVNEKPYLLAFSKEISKEDKKFISRTYSELRRVISSIAKPERRKFSKGYLKKMMRELKNASFETSYSIKGMNFDDVKTLLKSSLDGVNMNILAVEDVRKESPKYSFMLACNLTYGEKILREFPHFGTLAPCRIYLYEKPDGSVGIGYINIQTLIELYRKHLHKDAVEVFEKADRDIKSAIKEVKGE, via the coding sequence ATGAAAAAGCTTCTCTTTATTCTTTTCCTTTTCCCCCTTTTATCCTTAGGTGCAGACATAACCAGTCTAATGTTCTACACCTACAAAGTAAGAGATGCAAACTTTAATGAGGTTGTGGAGGAGCTAAAGCAGGAGTTAAACGGTAAAGACCTTAAGCTTCTGCGCACCCTTACCATATCTGAAGCTATAAAGGCAAGAGGTGTAAAGGATTTTCCAAACTACACAGTCCTGCTTGCCTGTGATAAAAAAGAAAAAGAAGACCTACTTTTGAGATCACCCTTTATGAGCAACCTTATCCCTTGCTCTGTTGCCATATACGAAAACAAAGATGGTAGCGTGTCCATAACCATAGTGAACGAAAAGCCTTACCTTTTAGCCTTCTCTAAGGAGATCTCAAAAGAGGACAAAAAGTTCATAAGCAGAACTTACTCAGAACTCAGACGTGTTATTTCAAGCATAGCAAAACCAGAGAGAAGAAAGTTCAGCAAGGGTTATTTGAAAAAGATGATGAGAGAGTTAAAAAACGCTTCCTTTGAAACCTCATACAGTATAAAAGGTATGAATTTTGACGATGTGAAAACGCTTCTTAAAAGTTCTTTGGACGGAGTTAATATGAACATACTTGCGGTAGAAGATGTAAGAAAAGAAAGCCCCAAATACTCTTTTATGCTTGCGTGCAACTTAACCTATGGCGAGAAGATCCTAAGAGAGTTTCCTCATTTTGGAACTTTAGCACCGTGCAGGATCTATCTCTACGAAAAGCCCGATGGAAGTGTTGGTATAGGATATATAAACATACAAACCTTGATAGAACTGTACAGAAAACATCTGCATAAAGATGCAGTAGAAGTATTTGAAAAAGCTGACAGGGACATAAAATCCGCAATAAAAGAAGTGAAAGGAGAGTGA
- the soxB gene encoding thiosulfohydrolase SoxB has protein sequence MQLTRRDFLELAIITGAYLSADPVSALAKMKAEDLMSFKSLGNVTLVFTTDLHAHLRPLYFSEPVNLVPPKGLEGIPGYVAGKDFLKMYRIKPDTLEAYFASCVNFPKLAEKFGKMGGGEHITWIIKSIVNERGKDKVLVLDGGDTWVTTAIGLFTEGKAVVDWMNYTGYDLMVAHWDFTLGKEKFLQRLKELKAEFISQNVVDADFGDLIFKPYSIREVGGVKLGIIGNSFPFTPIANPREFVEGWSFGVREEQMQKFVDELRNKHKVDAVILLSHDGLPLDIALAKRVKGIDIIISGHTHDVTPKPYFVGNTMIVIAGSHGKYVGRLDLDIKNGKIRDYRFKLIPVASNLIPADKGAKELIDKWYKPYEDKLKEEIGVAEVLIYKRDTFFSTFDRLAGMAIADYYHGVDIVTSPGYRWGTTILPGQKITVDHIYDFTAITYPNVYVMKRTGEQLKAVWEDVADNVFNPDPFYQQGGDMSRLYNVEYEIEIGAKQGQRIKRAWVKGKELDPKKEYLVAVYGGPTPPPESLVPDAKPVPVYDIVIDYVRKKKHIYVDPTPNVKVLDAKYTPPLEAFGKGMVRRTRA, from the coding sequence ATGCAACTCACAAGAAGGGACTTTTTAGAACTTGCCATAATAACTGGAGCATACCTGAGCGCAGACCCAGTGTCTGCGCTTGCCAAGATGAAAGCTGAGGACCTTATGTCCTTTAAGAGTCTTGGTAATGTGACCTTAGTATTTACCACGGACCTTCATGCTCATCTTAGACCCCTTTACTTCTCTGAACCTGTGAATCTTGTTCCACCAAAGGGACTTGAAGGCATTCCAGGATACGTTGCAGGCAAAGACTTTTTGAAAATGTATAGGATAAAACCTGACACCCTTGAGGCATACTTTGCAAGCTGTGTAAACTTCCCAAAGCTCGCAGAAAAGTTTGGTAAGATGGGAGGAGGAGAGCACATAACTTGGATCATAAAATCCATAGTGAATGAAAGAGGAAAGGACAAAGTGCTCGTCCTTGATGGTGGAGATACATGGGTCACTACAGCCATAGGACTCTTCACGGAAGGTAAAGCGGTGGTGGACTGGATGAACTATACGGGATATGACCTTATGGTAGCTCACTGGGACTTTACCCTTGGAAAGGAGAAGTTCCTTCAGAGACTAAAGGAGCTCAAAGCAGAGTTCATATCACAAAATGTAGTAGATGCTGATTTTGGAGACCTCATATTTAAACCTTACTCCATAAGAGAAGTTGGTGGTGTAAAACTCGGAATCATTGGAAACTCCTTCCCCTTTACACCCATAGCCAATCCAAGAGAGTTTGTTGAAGGATGGAGCTTTGGCGTAAGAGAAGAGCAGATGCAAAAGTTCGTAGATGAGCTAAGAAACAAGCACAAAGTAGATGCGGTTATTTTACTCTCTCACGACGGCTTACCCTTGGACATAGCCTTAGCAAAAAGAGTAAAGGGTATAGACATCATCATCTCAGGACACACTCACGATGTGACCCCCAAGCCCTATTTTGTTGGAAACACCATGATAGTAATTGCTGGCTCTCACGGTAAGTATGTGGGAAGACTGGACCTTGACATAAAGAACGGAAAGATAAGAGACTACAGGTTCAAACTCATACCTGTGGCAAGCAACCTCATACCTGCGGACAAAGGAGCCAAAGAGCTCATAGACAAATGGTACAAGCCCTACGAAGATAAGCTCAAAGAGGAGATAGGTGTTGCTGAAGTTTTAATATACAAAAGGGATACCTTCTTTAGCACCTTTGACAGACTTGCAGGTATGGCTATAGCGGACTACTATCACGGTGTGGATATAGTAACATCACCAGGCTACAGATGGGGAACAACTATCCTGCCAGGACAAAAAATAACAGTGGATCACATTTATGACTTTACCGCCATAACATATCCCAATGTTTACGTTATGAAGAGAACGGGTGAGCAACTAAAAGCTGTTTGGGAAGATGTAGCGGACAACGTGTTCAATCCTGATCCCTTCTATCAGCAAGGTGGTGATATGTCAAGGCTCTACAATGTGGAATACGAGATAGAAATAGGAGCAAAGCAGGGGCAGAGGATCAAAAGAGCTTGGGTAAAAGGTAAGGAACTTGATCCCAAGAAAGAGTATCTTGTAGCTGTTTACGGAGGACCCACACCACCACCAGAAAGCTTAGTGCCAGATGCCAAACCTGTGCCCGTTTATGATATAGTAATAGACTATGTAAGAAAGAAAAAGCACATATATGTAGACCCAACACCAAATGTGAAGGTGCTTGATGCCAAGTACACACCCCCATTGGAAGCCTTCGGAAAAGGTATGGTCAGGAGGACAAGAGCATGA
- the soxX gene encoding sulfur oxidation c-type cytochrome SoxX: MKRHFILLSSVVLFACAPTQQEKPKPVEAPKPPPQAKAEEKKPTFEEDTKQDTAQKLCSNPEGTVPADMVAKFLEEQKKLIKYPPNGKLVGDWKKGEQLFANPRKGNCYACHCADPKELACGNIGPILRHYGKRQNDVKYTYEKIYNSWAYVPCSIMYRAGVHGILTPEEIADIVAYLHSPESPVNK, translated from the coding sequence ATGAAGAGACATTTTATTCTTCTGTCAAGTGTGGTTCTCTTTGCCTGCGCACCAACACAGCAAGAAAAACCCAAGCCTGTGGAAGCGCCAAAACCTCCCCCTCAAGCAAAGGCTGAGGAAAAAAAGCCTACCTTTGAAGAGGATACAAAGCAAGACACTGCTCAAAAGCTCTGTTCTAACCCAGAAGGAACTGTTCCTGCAGATATGGTTGCCAAGTTTCTTGAAGAACAAAAGAAGCTTATCAAATATCCTCCAAACGGTAAGCTGGTGGGGGACTGGAAAAAGGGAGAACAACTCTTTGCAAACCCAAGAAAGGGCAACTGTTATGCCTGCCACTGTGCGGACCCCAAAGAACTCGCCTGTGGGAACATAGGACCCATACTTAGGCACTATGGTAAGCGTCAAAATGATGTGAAATATACCTACGAAAAGATATACAACTCGTGGGCTTATGTACCTTGCAGTATAATGTACAGAGCGGGAGTGCACGGTATACTAACCCCAGAGGAAATAGCGGATATAGTAGCATACCTTCACAGCCCTGAATCCCCAGTGAACAAGTAG
- the soxA gene encoding sulfur oxidation c-type cytochrome SoxA, with product MRRLWLLPLLIGTAGGVVFYALAQQEDPAQEVKKQKEMLLRETGILPGDVYAEQGRDLFNKPMGSAGKSCSSCHGQDGRYLKGAYAHMPRYYKDMDAVADLDTRIKYCMEKYMGVKDVKHDINFKSIATFVATLSNGMKMDVKLEHPKEKEMYQKGKELWYARVGKMDFSCAICHDTYGGQRIRLQTLARVKQDKVATHWPAYRFSNDQLWTMEDRIRGCYSQIRVTPPPHFHWTNIALSLYMAYESNGGVIETPGFVR from the coding sequence ATGAGGAGGTTGTGGTTATTACCCCTATTGATAGGGACAGCGGGAGGCGTTGTTTTTTACGCTCTTGCACAACAGGAAGACCCCGCACAAGAAGTCAAAAAGCAGAAGGAGATGCTTCTTAGGGAAACGGGTATACTCCCCGGAGATGTTTATGCAGAGCAAGGAAGAGACCTATTTAACAAGCCCATGGGTTCTGCTGGTAAGTCGTGTTCAAGCTGTCACGGTCAGGATGGTAGATACCTAAAGGGAGCATACGCACACATGCCAAGGTATTACAAAGACATGGATGCGGTTGCAGACCTTGACACAAGGATAAAGTACTGTATGGAAAAGTATATGGGTGTCAAAGATGTAAAGCACGACATTAACTTCAAGAGCATTGCCACCTTTGTAGCAACCCTCTCCAACGGCATGAAGATGGATGTAAAGCTTGAACATCCCAAGGAAAAGGAAATGTACCAAAAAGGTAAAGAGTTATGGTATGCACGAGTTGGCAAAATGGACTTCTCCTGCGCCATCTGTCATGATACCTACGGAGGTCAGAGGATAAGACTCCAAACCCTCGCAAGAGTCAAGCAAGACAAAGTAGCAACACACTGGCCTGCCTACAGATTTTCCAACGACCAGCTTTGGACTATGGAGGATAGGATAAGAGGGTGCTATAGTCAGATCAGAGTGACCCCACCACCCCACTTCCATTGGACTAACATAGCCCTTAGCCTTTATATGGCTTATGAGTCCAACGGTGGTGTCATAGAAACACCAGGATTTGTAAGGTGA